Genomic window (Leisingera methylohalidivorans DSM 14336):
CTGGCTGATCCTCTTGTCACTGCCGGTTCTGGCAGGCGCCATCACCATGCTGCTGATGGACCGCAACTTCGGCTTCACCTTCTTTGATGCGGCCGGCGGCGGCGACCCGATCCTGTACCAGCACATCCTGTGGTTCTTCGGCCACCCGGAAGTGTACATCGTGATCCTGCCGGGTTTCGGCATCATCAGCCACGTGATCGCCACCTTCGCGCGCAAGCCGGTGTTCGGCTACCTGCCGATGGTCTGGGCGATCATCGCGATCGGTGTGCTGGGTTTTGTCGTCTGGGCGCACCACATGTACACCGTCGGCATGTCGCTGAACCAGCAGGCCTATTTCATGCTGGCCACCATGGTAATCGCGGTTCCGACCGGGGTGAAGGTGTTCTCCTGGATCGCCACTATGTGGGGCGGCTCCATCGAATTCAAAGCCCCGATGATGTTCGCCTTCGGCTTCCTGTTCCTGTTCACCGTCGGCGGTGTGACCGGCGTGGTTCTGTCGCAGGCCGCCGTGGACCGTGCCTATCATGACACCTACTATGTGGTTGCACACTTCCACTACGTGATGTCGCTGGGCGCTGTCTTCGCAATCTTCTCGGGCGTCTACTTCTACTTCGGCAAGATGACCGGCCGTCAGTACAACGAGCTGGGCGCCCAGATCCACTTCTGGATGTTCTTCATCGGTGCCAACCTGACGTTCTTCCCGCAGCACTTCCTGGGCCGCCAGGGCATGCCGCGCCGTTACATCGATTATCCGGAAGGCTTTGCCTACTGGAACAAGATCTCGTCCTACGGCGCGTTCCTGTCCTTTGCTTCCTTCCTGCTGTTCTTTGGCGTGGTGATCTATTCGCTGCTGCGCGGCGCCCGTGTCACCCAGAACAACTACTGGAACGAATATGCCGACACGCTGGAGTGGACCCTGCCCTCTCCGCCGCCCGAGCATACCTTTGAAATCCTGCCCAAGCAGGAAGACTGGGACCGCTCGCATTCGCACTAAGCAGTTGAGACCCTGACGTCAAAAGAAGGCCCCGGAGCAGATGCTCCGGGGCCTTTTTTCATATGTGCGCGCCGCCGTAAAAACCGAGTGGAAATCCGGACTTTCCGGTACATTATCTAATAAGATCTATCATTGCTCAGCAGGCGTTGAACACATGCCCTACAACTGGACCCGTCCGCAGCAGAACACCGAACGCGAGCTGCACCTCTGGCCGCATCAATCACTGCCAGCGCAGGGCTATGTGCGCTTCCTTGGCTTGACTGCAGTGCTGATCTGCGTGCCGCTGATCCCGGTTCTGGGCTCTTTTCTGCTGTGGGGGCTGCTGCCGTTCCTGCTGCTGGCCCTGTTCGGAATGAAATGGGCATTGGACCGCAGCCGCCGCGACCATCAGATCCTGGAAGTGCTGACCATCGGCAAGGAAGACGCCCGTCTGGAGCGGATCAATCCCGATGGCAGACGGCAAAGCTGGCACTGCAACCGCTACTGGACCCGCGTCGAAATGCACGACCGCGACGGCCCGGTTCCGCATTATGTCACCCTGCAGGGCGGCGGCCGCGAAGTGGAAATCGGTGCCTTCCTGTCGGAACAGGAACGGGTCGCGCTTTACGGCGACCTGAAATCCGCCTTTTCCCGCTGAGACGCACAAAAAAAGGCCCGCGATGCAGGCCCCTGTTCTTCTTTGTCAAAAAATACTCGCGCCGCAGGCACCGCGCGCCAGAGCGATATCATCCCGGGCAGCCGAGAATCAGCAATCGCCCTTGCTGCAAAGCTGGTCCTTGACCAAAGGCCCGGCTTTGCCGAAATCCATCTGGCCGGTGTATTTCGCCTTCAGCGCACCCATCACCTTGCCCATATCGCGAATCGATTCGGCACCGGTTTCTGCCACCGCCGCAGTGATGGCCTCGCCGACTTCCTCGTCGCTCAGCTGCTGCGGCAGGAACTCCTCGATAATGGCGATTTCGCCCAGTTCCCGCTCCGCCAGGTCCAGCCGCCCGCCTTCCTCATAGGCACGGGCGCTTTCGTTGCGCTGCTTGGTCATCTTGCCCAGGATGGCAAGGATTTCCCCCTCGTCGATGCCGCCCTCCTCGCCATCGGCGCGGGCGGCGATTTCCCGGTCTTTGATCGCCGCATTGATCAGCCGCAGCGTGCACAGCCGCTCGGCCGCCTTGTCTTTCATCGCTTGCTTCAAGGCCTGATTGACCTGTGTGCGCGTATCCATCGTAATAAGCATCCCATGGTTGCCGGACACCGATGGTTATCCATTCTGCAGCTGCTGTGCAAGTTTACTATCTGCTGGCGCCGGGACGGCACCTGCGTCGGCCTGCCCGCTGCTGTAGGCTTGACCCGCTTCGGCGCTCCCCTTACAAGCCGGTGAATTTCACCGCATGGAGACTCGCGCAATGGCCGCTTCCGCCCCGTCCAAGCCCACCGCATGCCTGGCGCTCGCTGATGGCACCGTCTTTTACGGCACCGGATTCGGAGCCACCG
Coding sequences:
- a CDS encoding GatB/YqeY domain-containing protein, with translation MDTRTQVNQALKQAMKDKAAERLCTLRLINAAIKDREIAARADGEEGGIDEGEILAILGKMTKQRNESARAYEEGGRLDLAERELGEIAIIEEFLPQQLSDEEVGEAITAAVAETGAESIRDMGKVMGALKAKYTGQMDFGKAGPLVKDQLCSKGDC
- a CDS encoding DUF2244 domain-containing protein produces the protein MPYNWTRPQQNTERELHLWPHQSLPAQGYVRFLGLTAVLICVPLIPVLGSFLLWGLLPFLLLALFGMKWALDRSRRDHQILEVLTIGKEDARLERINPDGRRQSWHCNRYWTRVEMHDRDGPVPHYVTLQGGGREVEIGAFLSEQERVALYGDLKSAFSR
- a CDS encoding cytochrome c oxidase subunit I — protein: MADAAIHGHGHEDERGFFTRWFMSTNHKDIGILYLIVSAFAGLISVIFTVYMRLELMDPGVQYMCLEGARMFADASAECTPNGHLWNVMITAHGILMMFFVVIPALFGGFGNYFMPLQIGAPDMAFPRMNNLSFWMYVAGTALAVLSVVSPGGNDQLGSGVGWVLYPPLSVNEGGYSMDLAIFAVHVSGASSILGAINMITTFLNMRAPGMTLFKVPLFSWSIFVTSWLILLSLPVLAGAITMLLMDRNFGFTFFDAAGGGDPILYQHILWFFGHPEVYIVILPGFGIISHVIATFARKPVFGYLPMVWAIIAIGVLGFVVWAHHMYTVGMSLNQQAYFMLATMVIAVPTGVKVFSWIATMWGGSIEFKAPMMFAFGFLFLFTVGGVTGVVLSQAAVDRAYHDTYYVVAHFHYVMSLGAVFAIFSGVYFYFGKMTGRQYNELGAQIHFWMFFIGANLTFFPQHFLGRQGMPRRYIDYPEGFAYWNKISSYGAFLSFASFLLFFGVVIYSLLRGARVTQNNYWNEYADTLEWTLPSPPPEHTFEILPKQEDWDRSHSH